In a single window of the Salmo trutta chromosome 21, fSalTru1.1, whole genome shotgun sequence genome:
- the LOC115157785 gene encoding transmembrane protein 275-like, translating to MVITDRSSSTPGPKKKEPKKRTSRPHGLPSPALCCACGLCIMLAGINITLVGAFAFSTMVPSANPPIIIGPILLLVAFSFFGACCVCSRLPPAQGSRRSKVGGRSMGMMGRRGLAGGATFEIETSEHTLQDTTAVQLSPSASPGSSRASSPERDASPEPAPPGTFKLFTMETNGPTSATACYSASSAGGGAVRLNLPRDDVAT from the coding sequence ATGGTCATCACTGACAGGAGCTCCAGCACTCCTGGGCCCAAGAAGAAGGAACCGAAGAAGAGGACATCCCGCCCCCATGGCCTGCCCTCCCCGGCACTGTGCTGCGCGTGCGGCTTGTGCATCATGCTGGCAGGCATCAACATCACTCTGGTGGGGGCGTTCGCCTTCAGCACCATGGTGCCCTCTGCCAACCCTCCCATCATCATAGGGCCCATCCTGCTTCTGGTGGCCTTCTCTTTCTTCGGGGCATGCTGTGTCTGCAGCCGCCTGCCCCCTGCCCAGGGCTCCCGGAGGTCTAAGGTGGGTGGAAGGAGCATGGGGATGATGGGGCGTAGAGGTTTAGCCGGGGGAGCGACGTTTGAGATTGAGACGAGTGAGCACACATTGCAGGACACGACAGCAGTACAGCTCAGCCCCTCAGCCTCACCTGGGTCATCCCGGGCATCCAGCCCCGAGCGGGATGCTTCTCCTGAACCCGCCCCCCCAGGGACCTTCAAGCTCTTCACCATGGAGACCAATGGCCCCACCTCCGCCACGGCCTGCTATTCCGCCTCCTCggcagggggaggggctgtgAGGCTCAACCTGCCACGTGATGATGTGGCCACCTAG
- the LOC115157093 gene encoding elongation of very long chain fatty acids protein 1: protein MLREVGSNIMVFYEYVLQRTDHRLLPYPLMRTPFQMTSILMGYVFFSLYAGPLLMANRKPYNLKTAMIIYNFSMVSLNSFLVYEFLMSGWATTFTWRCDLCDYSSNPQALRMVQVAWWFLFSKFTELLDTFFFVLRKKHSQITFLHVFHHSFMPFTWWWGITIAPAGGMSSFHAMVNCCVHIIMYTYYGLSAAGPRFQKYLWWKKYMTAIQLIQFVLISLHISQYYFMEKCDFQVPMFIHLIWMYGTFFFLLFSNFWIQAYVKGKRLPTATMEKLKQNGVINGDVTVVINSKPLENSNGITAHRVNGHNQLGKVKEV, encoded by the exons ATGCTGCGAGAAGTGGGATCCAATATTATGGTGTTTTATGAGTATGTATTGCAGAGAACAG ACCACCGGTTGTTGCCCTACCCGTTGATGCGGACCCCCTTCCAGATGACCAGCATCCTGATGGGCTATGTGTTCTTCTCGCTGTACGCCGGGCCTCTGCTGATGGCAAACCGCAAGCCCTATAACCTCAAAACAGCCATGATCATCTATAACTTCAGCATGGTGTCCCTAAATTCCTTCCTAGTCTATGAG TTCCTGATGTCAGGATGGGCAACCACTTTTACCTGGAGATGTGACCTGTGTGACTACTCAAGCAACCCACAGGCTCTAAGG ATGGTTCAAGTGGCCTGGTGGTTTTTGTTCTCTAAATTCACAGAGCTTCTGGACACC TTTTTCTTTGTGCTGCGTAAGAAACACAGCCAGATCACATTTCTACATGTCTTCCATCACTCCTTCATGCCCTTCACGTGGTGGTGGGGAATTACCATTGCTCCTG CAGGGGGAATGAGCTCGTTCCATGCCATGGTCAACTGCTGTGTCCACATCATCATGTACACCTACTACGGCCTGTCTGCTGCCGGACCTCGCTTCCAAAAATACCTCTGGTGGAAGAAGTACATGACCGCAATCCAGCTG ATCCAGTTTGTGCTGATCTCACTTCACATCTCTCAGTACTACTTCATGGAGAAGTGTGACTTTCAGGTGCCCATGTTCATTCACCTTATATGGATGTATGGCACCTTCTTCTTTCTACTCTTCTCCAACTTCTGGATTCAGGCCTACGTGAAGGGGAAACGGCTGCCTACGGCAACCATGGAGAAGCTAAAGCAGAATGGCGTTATCAACGGCGATGTTACTGTGGTCATCAACAGCAAGCCGCTGGAGAATAGCAACGGGATAACAGCACATCGTGTCAACGGCCATAACCAACTAGGCAAAGTGAAGGAAGTCTAG
- the kncn gene encoding kinocilin: protein MSAVSIGGYHGLRVGSALLSIVAGCIIIGVSRECDADAVGGIFLGAGGLGLLIAVFPFIRAWLNINNILPTLGNFRVHPTPANLPGPEQPETLKREATQSQLNLERSKSRMGTFVDAGPMAEASADEGTSSDMPDILSRRKFKQTLPDPDLP, encoded by the exons ATGAGCGCTGTCAGCATTGGGGGGTACCACGGTCTGCGGGTGGGCTCGGCCCTGCTCAGCATCGTGGCGGGGTGCATCATTATCGGGGTGTCGAGGGAGTGTGATGCGGATGCCGTAGGGGGAATCTTCCTCGGTGCGGGGGGGCTGG GCCTCCTCATCGCTGTCTTCCCCTTCATAAGAGCCTGGCTCAACATTAACAACATTCTCCCCACCTTGG GAAACTTCAGAGTGCACCCTACGCCTGCTAACCTTCCTGGCCCTGAGCAACCAGAGACACTGAAACGAGAAG CGACTCAGAGCCAGCTGAATCTGGAGCGCTCTAAGAGCCGGATGGGGACATTTGTTGATGCCGGACCGATGGCTGAGGCCTCCGCAGATGAGGG GACATCCTCAGACATGCCAGACATCTTGTCCAGACGAAAGTTCAAGCAGACCCTCCCTGATCCAGACCTCCCGTAA